In Tessaracoccus flavus, the following are encoded in one genomic region:
- a CDS encoding PD40 domain-containing protein, with amino-acid sequence MKAPRRVWAGAAALALLASALVSFTPASADDPGTEKVSVSTGGSPGNGTSHSIDMSADGRIVVFGSSATNLVPGGTSTFDIYARDRDAGTTQLVSVSATGGAATSTSLWPSISDDGTRVAFSSIANNLVPGDDNNTADVFVRDLRTNTTILVSASLDGGVANGRSERPTISGDGKHVVFLSSATDLVEGATEGLGQVYLHHLDTGETELISKSTAGSPAGAVASDPSISADGRYVAFRSFASNLSDDPGYLFVRDVEAGTTRVIPGSLSNQDQAPTISSSGRFVFSHRLYTGRSVYDRSTGQSTVVNIPSSYATSWARWSDDERWLAVFIEDALRSGTYRLWVWDRLTGVAREESRTDGGAPVAEGSAGVPTFGPPAISADGGLVGFWSSSDGVAPGDVGGYRDVFVRDRGDLLGPNVRDVAVEPAAPQIEESFTITAVADDAARGGSIVAAAEYRVGSGDWQPMAAVDGAFDEQTEEVSAEFADGLLAGTTDVCVRAVDGQGNTSAPVCTGVEVGDISSPVAVTVVNVNSPSPPLYEPFARIDITGGEVAPDYNDPGYDSVDDPRVRSDVEGDGDLFATWGTEILTSTRVGIMMVDVGVVGPLESRVRLDLNPLPGATQLVFTVDLLTGEWWGVDGNGDEFRAPQSCIKAADAPEEGTLPGHVCLAVSTLSTSGDLDADGLFDSWETWGLSTTPDVDVEVDLPGWGATPDHKDLFVQYDVDDGALFTAGVEDGLVAVQEAFALAPVDAGGTPNPDGQPGIRLWIDSPAADPRLKLAGSTLALVDAPSICSVHDDAFYTVKNAVFDPARRWAFRWGFKGDPSECSSGGQAEIGGNDFLVLNKDRKTTWYGRPWPGGETFMHELGHALNLRHGGFENLNQKPNYPSLMNYRYSFALARPGAGDGFLDFSPVRAAEVQGQPLTRPTTILPPLDEGAVFQGELLTDEHEVELWWADLGCGLAIVDARSPFDVDPLRAGPTEAVRHSGINADPDELPDACTALRFDPPQVHRDHNDWAVVQLPFDSLSDLADGPTNPSDDEDLPTDEEIERLRELAATVDLSLTAGGPAEPVVGAAAITVEVSNLSPRPAGGAIVEVDVPDGLVLSGCDDDVCRFDALAGGAVAERPLTLTGPPGSHDLTFKVVGERILEEDPLNNTATVTVVFAEVEQSPSPSPSPSPSPSPSSSLSPSPSPSPSPSPSASPSSEPSPSRSTTPVPSSSATPQPTSTPTTPEPTAPVGTASPEPPSPGLPHTGTPDGGSGALAMLGMLVAATVGMSWLRNRGHAR; translated from the coding sequence CCTCGTCCCGGGAGACGACAACAACACCGCAGACGTCTTCGTCCGCGACCTCCGCACCAACACCACCATTCTGGTGAGTGCATCCCTCGACGGTGGTGTCGCCAACGGCCGCAGCGAACGCCCCACCATCTCCGGCGACGGCAAGCACGTCGTGTTCCTCTCATCGGCCACGGACCTGGTGGAGGGGGCCACCGAGGGGCTCGGCCAGGTGTACCTCCACCACCTCGACACTGGCGAGACCGAACTCATCAGCAAGTCGACCGCGGGGTCGCCTGCCGGCGCCGTCGCGTCGGACCCCAGCATCTCGGCCGACGGCCGCTACGTCGCGTTCCGGTCGTTCGCCTCCAACCTCAGCGACGACCCCGGCTACCTCTTCGTCCGCGATGTCGAGGCGGGCACTACTCGCGTGATTCCAGGCAGCCTGTCGAACCAGGACCAGGCGCCCACCATCAGCTCAAGCGGTCGGTTCGTCTTCAGCCACCGCCTCTACACCGGCCGCTCGGTCTACGACCGCTCCACCGGTCAGTCCACCGTGGTCAACATCCCGTCCAGTTACGCCACCTCCTGGGCGCGCTGGAGCGATGATGAGCGCTGGCTCGCGGTGTTCATCGAGGATGCGCTCCGGTCGGGTACCTACCGGCTGTGGGTCTGGGACCGGCTGACGGGCGTTGCCCGCGAGGAGTCCAGGACCGACGGCGGCGCTCCCGTCGCGGAGGGTTCGGCCGGGGTGCCCACATTCGGGCCGCCGGCCATCAGCGCCGACGGCGGCCTCGTGGGTTTCTGGAGTTCCTCCGACGGCGTGGCGCCCGGTGACGTCGGCGGGTACCGCGACGTGTTCGTCCGGGATCGAGGCGACCTCCTCGGTCCCAATGTGCGGGACGTGGCCGTCGAACCCGCGGCTCCGCAGATCGAGGAGTCCTTCACGATCACAGCGGTTGCCGACGATGCCGCTCGCGGGGGCTCGATCGTCGCCGCCGCCGAGTACCGCGTGGGGTCGGGCGACTGGCAGCCGATGGCTGCAGTTGACGGTGCTTTCGATGAACAGACCGAAGAGGTCAGCGCCGAGTTCGCCGACGGGTTGCTGGCCGGGACCACCGACGTGTGCGTGCGCGCCGTCGATGGTCAGGGCAACACATCGGCCCCGGTATGTACCGGCGTGGAGGTGGGAGACATCTCCAGCCCCGTCGCGGTCACGGTGGTCAACGTCAACTCGCCATCCCCGCCCTTGTACGAGCCGTTCGCCCGTATCGACATCACGGGCGGCGAAGTGGCCCCCGACTACAACGATCCCGGATATGACTCGGTCGACGACCCCCGCGTCCGTTCCGACGTCGAGGGCGACGGTGACCTGTTCGCGACGTGGGGCACCGAGATCCTCACCAGCACCCGCGTGGGGATCATGATGGTCGACGTAGGCGTCGTCGGTCCGCTGGAGAGCCGGGTGCGGCTGGACCTCAACCCGCTGCCCGGTGCAACCCAACTGGTCTTCACGGTCGATCTGCTCACCGGGGAATGGTGGGGTGTCGACGGCAACGGTGACGAGTTCCGGGCGCCGCAATCCTGCATCAAGGCTGCCGACGCACCGGAGGAGGGTACGTTGCCCGGCCACGTCTGCCTGGCTGTGTCCACCTTGTCGACGTCGGGCGACCTCGACGCCGACGGGCTCTTCGACTCCTGGGAGACGTGGGGGCTCAGCACCACCCCTGATGTCGACGTCGAGGTCGACCTACCGGGATGGGGCGCGACGCCCGACCACAAGGACCTGTTCGTCCAGTACGACGTGGATGACGGCGCGCTCTTCACCGCCGGCGTCGAGGACGGTCTCGTCGCTGTGCAGGAGGCCTTTGCCCTGGCGCCGGTCGACGCGGGTGGAACCCCCAACCCGGACGGGCAGCCGGGGATCCGGCTCTGGATTGATTCGCCGGCCGCGGATCCGCGGCTGAAGTTGGCGGGCAGCACGCTGGCTCTCGTCGACGCGCCCTCCATCTGCTCGGTGCACGACGACGCTTTCTACACCGTGAAGAACGCGGTCTTCGACCCCGCGAGACGGTGGGCGTTCCGCTGGGGTTTCAAGGGAGACCCGAGCGAATGCTCGTCGGGAGGCCAGGCCGAGATCGGGGGCAACGACTTCCTGGTGCTCAACAAGGACAGGAAGACGACCTGGTACGGCCGCCCCTGGCCTGGCGGTGAGACGTTCATGCACGAGCTCGGTCATGCTCTGAACCTGCGCCACGGGGGGTTCGAGAACCTCAACCAGAAGCCCAACTACCCCTCGCTGATGAACTACCGCTATTCCTTCGCGCTGGCCCGTCCGGGCGCTGGCGACGGTTTCCTCGATTTCTCGCCGGTTCGTGCGGCTGAGGTGCAGGGCCAGCCCCTGACGCGTCCGACGACCATTCTGCCGCCGCTCGACGAAGGTGCGGTGTTCCAGGGTGAACTGCTGACGGACGAGCACGAGGTGGAGCTCTGGTGGGCAGACCTGGGCTGCGGCCTCGCGATCGTCGACGCCCGCAGCCCGTTCGACGTCGACCCGCTGCGGGCTGGTCCCACCGAGGCGGTTCGCCACAGCGGCATAAACGCTGACCCGGATGAGCTGCCCGACGCGTGCACGGCGTTGCGGTTCGACCCTCCGCAGGTGCACCGGGACCACAACGACTGGGCGGTGGTCCAGCTGCCCTTCGACTCCCTCAGCGACCTCGCCGACGGCCCGACCAACCCCTCCGACGACGAGGACCTGCCCACGGACGAAGAGATCGAGCGTCTGCGCGAACTGGCCGCGACCGTCGACCTCAGCCTCACCGCGGGGGGTCCCGCCGAGCCCGTCGTCGGCGCGGCCGCCATCACGGTGGAGGTCAGCAACCTCAGCCCACGGCCGGCTGGCGGTGCCATCGTCGAGGTGGACGTCCCCGACGGCCTGGTGCTGTCTGGGTGCGACGACGACGTCTGCCGGTTCGATGCCTTGGCCGGTGGCGCGGTTGCCGAGCGTCCGCTGACGCTCACCGGCCCGCCGGGTAGCCACGACCTCACCTTCAAGGTGGTCGGCGAGCGGATCCTCGAGGAGGATCCACTCAACAACACAGCCACGGTGACGGTCGTGTTCGCCGAGGTGGAGCAGTCGCCGAGCCCCTCGCCGTCGCCGAGCCCGTCTCCGTCTCCGTCTTCGTCTCTGTCGCCGTCGCCGTCTCCGAGTCCCTCGCCGTCGCCGAGCGCTTCTCCGTCCTCGGAGCCGAGTCCTTCTCGGTCGACGACACCAGTTCCGAGCAGTTCAGCGACCCCGCAGCCAACGTCGACTCCGACCACGCCCGAGCCGACGGCGCCCGTGGGCACGGCCTCGCCCGAGCCTCCGTCGCCGGGACTCCCGCACACCGGCACCCCCGACGGGGGATCGGGAGCGCTGGCGATGCTGGGGATGCTCGTGGCTGCGACCGTTGGGATGAGTTGGCTGAGAAACCGTGGGCATGCCCGCTGA
- a CDS encoding glycerate kinase: MPAEGARRLNVVVAPDSFKGSARADDVARAMSDGWLAARPHDHVLLRPMADGGEGTLEVFASAVPGARWVPVTVAGPVGEPVDARWLWLPPAEDAPGGTGVVELASTCGLELLGERRAPWDARTTGLGQAIRAALDHGVSRLAVSIGSSASTDGGVGCLTALGYAFLDGDGRQIAPGARGLADVDRVDRSGAVALPPGGATVLSDVTNPLTGPRGAAAVFGPQKGLAPGDVAVADEGLRRLARVMGGDPSAAGAGAAGGTGFALMDWGAELRPGAVEVARLIGLAEAVSRADVVITGEGSFDDQSRGGKAPGLVLAEARRSGAAVGLIAGRIAPGTDLTGIAQHLTLDALAGDVEAAQRDALRWIAEAAQRLGRMW, from the coding sequence ATGCCCGCTGAAGGGGCACGTCGGCTGAACGTCGTCGTCGCGCCCGACAGCTTCAAGGGCAGTGCCCGGGCCGACGACGTCGCGCGGGCGATGTCCGACGGTTGGCTGGCCGCGCGCCCCCACGACCACGTCCTGCTCCGACCGATGGCCGACGGCGGCGAGGGCACGCTGGAGGTGTTCGCCTCCGCCGTGCCCGGTGCGCGCTGGGTGCCGGTGACGGTGGCGGGGCCGGTCGGAGAACCGGTCGACGCCCGTTGGCTGTGGTTGCCGCCCGCCGAGGACGCGCCGGGCGGGACGGGCGTCGTCGAGCTGGCCTCGACGTGTGGGCTGGAGTTGCTCGGCGAGCGCCGGGCGCCGTGGGACGCGCGCACCACCGGGTTGGGTCAGGCGATCCGCGCGGCGCTGGACCACGGGGTGTCGCGGCTGGCCGTCAGTATCGGGTCGAGCGCCTCGACCGACGGCGGCGTCGGCTGCCTGACCGCGCTCGGCTACGCGTTCCTCGACGGCGATGGGCGGCAGATCGCGCCCGGCGCGCGGGGGCTGGCCGATGTCGATCGCGTCGACCGCAGCGGCGCCGTCGCCCTGCCACCCGGAGGGGCGACGGTGCTGAGCGACGTCACCAACCCGCTCACGGGTCCGCGCGGAGCCGCGGCGGTGTTCGGGCCCCAGAAGGGGCTCGCGCCGGGCGACGTCGCGGTGGCAGACGAGGGGCTGCGCCGGCTCGCGCGCGTGATGGGCGGCGACCCGTCCGCGGCGGGCGCCGGGGCCGCCGGGGGGACAGGGTTCGCGCTGATGGACTGGGGCGCGGAGCTGCGCCCGGGGGCCGTCGAGGTGGCGCGACTCATCGGCCTGGCTGAGGCGGTGTCGCGGGCGGACGTCGTCATCACGGGAGAGGGCTCGTTCGACGACCAGTCGCGCGGCGGCAAGGCGCCCGGGCTGGTGCTGGCGGAGGCACGAAGATCGGGGGCCGCCGTCGGGCTCATCGCCGGCCGGATCGCGCCCGGGACCGACTTGACCGGCATTGCCCAGCACCTGACGCTCGACGCCCTCGCCGGAGACGTCGAGGCAGCCCAGCGCGACGCTCTGCGCTGGATCGCCGAGGCCGCACAACGCCTGGGGCGTATGTGGTGA